CGGCCCTCCAGATCGCCCAGAGCCCGAGCGAAGCCGCGCGGATCACGCTCCGACTCGGCGCAGGAGCCGTCATCGCTGAGGGCGGCAACATGTGCCCCGGCACCAGGACCTGATCCGGCGACAATGTCCCTGTGGGGACGGCCCCGACCCCGACGGTCGGTCGAGGGTGTGCTGCGGCTGCGGCGCAGGGACCTCGGACCGCACGCCTGGCACTGGGTGCTCCGCGCTCTGTGGGAGGAACACCCCCTCGGCGTCGGCCAGTTGCCCGGGCTCGGGGACCTGACCTGCCGCCCTGTGAACGGCGCGGCCCCGAGCTCCGGCGGTTGCCCAGCGTCCCGCCGGACATCCGCGTCTTCAACCCTGTCCCCGGTGTGCGCCGGTCTTTCGCGCGGGCGATCGTGGCATGGCTGAAGGACGTGGGGAACAGCGCCTGGACGACGCCGCACCATGGTCGAATCCACATTCACGCCTCCAGCCGAGTGCACAGCGAGACACCCGATCCGCCCCTGTCGGCGATCCGCACGCCGCCGGGATCGCGGCGAGCGGGTCCGTCGCGCTCGGGCCGTTACTTGAGCTCGGCGTCGGTGTAGTAGCCGCCTGCGACCAGGACCAACTCGTAGTTGGTCTTGTCGACGGTCGCCGGTTGCAGCAGGTAGGCGGGGACGGCCTTGACGCCGTTGTTGTAGGCCCTTCTGTTGTTCACCCTCGGCGTCCTGTCGTTGAGTATGTTGTCGGCCATCTCCGCGGCCATCCCGGCGAGCTGGCGGAGGTCCTTGTAGACGGTCTGCGACTGCTCACCTGCGATGATCGACTTCACCGAGGCCAGTTCGGCGTCCTGACCGGTGATGATCGGAAGGCGCTTGCTGCCGGTGCCGTAGCCGTCCTCCTTCAGCGCGTTCAGGACGCCGATGGAGATGCCGTCGTACGGCGACAGGACCGCGTCGACCGTTCTGCCGCCGTACGACGTGTCGAGGATGCCGTCCATGCGCTTCTTCGCCGTGGGCCCGTCCCAGCGCAGGGTGGTGACCTGCTTGAGCTCGGTCTGGCCGGACCGGACCACCAACTGCTTGGAGTCGATGTACGGCTGGAGGAGGTGCATCGCGCCGTCGAAGAAGTACTTGGTGTTGTTGTCGTCGGGGGAGCCGGCGAACAGCTCGATGTTGAACGGGCCCGCGCCGTCCTCCAGGCCGAGCTTTTCGACGATGTAACGGGCCTGGAGCCGGCCGACCTGCTCGTTGTCGAAGGAGACGTAGTAGTCGACGTTCTCGGTGCCGAGGATGAGGCGGTCGTAGGAGATCACCGGTATGTCCGCGTCGGCGGCCTTCTGGAGAACGCCGTTCAGCGACTTGTTGTCGATGGCCGCGATGATCAGCGCGTCGACGCCCTGCTTGATCAGGGCCTCGATCTGTGAGACCTGGGTTTTCGGGCTGTCCTGGCCGTAGACCAGCTTCGTCTTGTAGCCGTCGGCCTTCAGGTCGTCGACGACGCTCTTGCCGTCCGTGAGCCAGCGCTCGGAGGCCTGGGTCGGCATGGCGATGCCGATGGTGTCGCCCTTGGCGCTGTCCTTGGAGCTGCCCCCCAGGTCCTGGCCGCAGGCGGTCAGGGTGAGGGCGAGAG
This window of the Streptomyces sp. NBC_01275 genome carries:
- the chvE gene encoding multiple monosaccharide ABC transporter substrate-binding protein, whose amino-acid sequence is MRNRRAALAATAGATSLALTLTACGQDLGGSSKDSAKGDTIGIAMPTQASERWLTDGKSVVDDLKADGYKTKLVYGQDSPKTQVSQIEALIKQGVDALIIAAIDNKSLNGVLQKAADADIPVISYDRLILGTENVDYYVSFDNEQVGRLQARYIVEKLGLEDGAGPFNIELFAGSPDDNNTKYFFDGAMHLLQPYIDSKQLVVRSGQTELKQVTTLRWDGPTAKKRMDGILDTSYGGRTVDAVLSPYDGISIGVLNALKEDGYGTGSKRLPIITGQDAELASVKSIIAGEQSQTVYKDLRQLAGMAAEMADNILNDRTPRVNNRRAYNNGVKAVPAYLLQPATVDKTNYELVLVAGGYYTDAELK